One Argiope bruennichi chromosome 5, qqArgBrue1.1, whole genome shotgun sequence DNA segment encodes these proteins:
- the LOC129969082 gene encoding cell division control protein 6 homolog: protein MSVQSHLRFPVKKGNILGSKSENSPVKSVGVKRALFGEAQSPASPKKARIVDENVPASPTKEKFSPKQVSSLLRAKQAFHTSLPTRLIGRSTEISEIQSYISERLNKKISGSLYISGAPGTGKTCSIMHVLESFDKKFAFAFVNCMSVSSPVAIYKTIAQELKLPSKVINSKNIADALKKHVSTSKIPVVLVLDEIEQLDCKGQQVLYNLFEWPHIPQSMFTLITISNAMDLTDRILPRLHTFKCQPKLMNFPPYTKDQIVSILEDRLSEVQVNGKPVIKPIAIQLCARKIAADSGDIRKALNVCTRAIQIVEKKLSQDGALKTTSDDRCNPGSPMKRVAATQCVDVQEISAVLHKIHGSRLQATNFAANSETVILPLHSMILLCTLVLMKKHCKPQDMTVGKAYHTYKRICQKRDITSVNESEFHRLCCDVECRGFLLLKPAKAARLAKIVLKVDEVEAERVMQDKAMLPAILADHSVLNK, encoded by the coding sequence ATGTCTGTACAATCTCATCTTCGATTTCCtgtgaaaaaaggaaatattttaggGAGCAAGTCTGAAAATTCGCCTGTCAAATCTGTCGGTGTAAAGCGAGCCCTTTTTGGTGAAGCTCAATCACCAGCTTCTCCTAAGAAGGCTCGAATTGTTGATGAAAATGTTCCAGCCAGcccaacaaaagaaaaattttcgccAAAACAAGTATCTTCATTGCTGAGAGCCAAACAAGCCTTTCATACCAGTCTTCCTACTAGGCTTATCGGACGATCTACAGAGATATCTGAAATTCAGTCCTACATTAGCGAACggctcaataaaaaaatatccggTAGCTTGTACATATCTGGAGCTCCTGGAACTGGAAAAACGTGCAGCATTATGCATGTTCTTGAAAGTTTTGACAAGAAGTTCGCTTTTGCCTTTGTTAACTGCATGTCGGTGTCTTCTCCAGTTGCTATTTACAAAACCATTGCCCAGGAACTTAAGCTGCCATCGAAAGTCATAAACTCCAAAAATATTGCTGATGCTCTCAAAAAGCATGTCTCCACTTCAAAGATTCCAGTTGTTCTTGTTCTGGACGAAATTGAGCAACTTGATTGCAAGGGTCAGCAAGTCCTTTACAACTTGTTTGAATGGCCTCACATTCCTCAATCTATGTTCACCCTTATTACAATTTCCAATGCTATGGATCTGACTGATCGCATTCTTCCGAGACTGCACACATTTAAATGCCAGCCAAAGCTGATGAACTTTCCTCCTTATACCAAAGACCAGATAGTATCAATACTTGAGGATCGCCTATCTGAAGTACAAGTAAATGGAAAGCCGGTCATTAAGCCTATTGCTATCCAGCTGTGTGCTCGCAAAATTGCGGCAGATTCCGGAGATATTCGAAAAGCTCTTAATGTTTGTACGAGAGCCATCCAAATAGTGGAAAAAAAACTTAGTCAAGATGGAGCTTTGAAAACAACTTCTGATGACCGATGCAACCCTGGTAGTCCCATGAAAAGAGTTGCTGCTACGCAGTGTGTGGATGTCCAAGAGATCAGTGCTGTTTTACACAAGATCCATGGTTCACGTCTACAAGCAACAAATTTTGCTGCTAATTCTGAGACTGTTATTTTGCCACTTCATTCCATGATTTTGCTATGTACTCTTGTTCTAATGAAGAAACATTGTAAACCTCAGGATATGACAGTAGGTAAAGCATACCATACCTACAAGAGAATCTGTCAGAAACGAGACATCACTAGTGTTAATGAAAGCGAATTTCATAGATTATGCTGTGATGTTGAGTGTCGAGGATTTCTTCTTCTAAAACCTGCTAAGGCAGCAAGATTGgccaaaattgttttgaaagttGATGAAGTTGAAGCAGAACGTGTTATGCAAGACAAAGCTATGTTGCCTGCTATATTAGCTGACCACTctgttttaaataagtaa